In Neoarius graeffei isolate fNeoGra1 chromosome 9, fNeoGra1.pri, whole genome shotgun sequence, one genomic interval encodes:
- the LOC132891174 gene encoding zinc-binding protein A33-like: MASNFSEEDFSCPVCHEIFKDPVVLHCSHSVCKECLQQFWETKGSRECPLCRRTSSIDDPPINLALKNLCETFLQERSQRSSSGSETVCSLHSEKLKLFCLDHQQPVCLVCRDSGKHTNHKFCPIDEAVTDCKEKLKTALKPLQEKLKIFKDWKLKWSQTAEHIKIQAQHTERQIKEEFEKLHQFLRDEEAVRITALREEEEQKSQMMKEKLEKLSKDILSLSGKIKAIKVKMRAEDISFLENYKATVKRAQSTLQHPEELSGALIHVAKHLANLQFSVWEKMQYTVQYTPVTLDPNTAHPVLIVSDDLKSVRRSDEEQKLPDNPERFDEYRYILGSESFNSGTHCWDVEVGDGTGWIVGVMTEPAQRKGGIFCRSGIWCVWYYAEKYCAVSTPYTDTFLSVAQNLQRIRVKLDWDRGKLSFSDPLTNKHLHTFTHTFTDKLLPILGVYGSIKILPLECSVRVNQIS, encoded by the exons atggcTTCTAATTTTTCAGAGGAGGATTTCTCCTGTCCTGTGTGCCATGAAATCTTCAAGGATCCTGTTGTTCTGCACTGCAGTCACAGTGTGTGTAAAGAGTGTTTGCAGCAGTTCTGGGAGACCAAAGGATCCAGAGAATGTCCGCTTTGTAGGAGAACGTCATCTATAGATGATCCTCCTATAAACCTGGCCTTAaagaacctgtgtgagactttctTACAGGAGAGAAGTCAGAGATCTTCATCAGGGTCTGAAACAGTCTGCAGTCTGCACAGTGAGAAACTCAAACTCTTCTGTCTGGATCATCAACAGCCGGTGTGTTTGGTGTGTCGAGATTCAGGAAAACACACCAACCACAAATTCTGCCCCATTGATGAGGCAGTAACAGACTGTAAG GAGAAGCTCAAAACTGCACTGAAGCCCCTACAGGAGAAACTGAAGATATTTAAAGACTGGAAACTGAAATGGAGTCAGACTGCAGAACACATAAAG ATTCAGGCCCAACACACAGAGCGTCAGATTAAGGAGGAGTTTGAGAAGCTTCACCAGTTTCTACGAGATGAAGAGGCAGTCAGGATCACTGCACTGAGAGAGGAAGAGGAGCAGAAGAGTCAGATGATGAAGGAGAAGCTTGAGAAGCTGAGCAAAGATATATTATCTCTTTCAGGCAAAATCAAAGCCATAAAAGTGAAGATGAGAGCTGAAGACATTTCATTCTTAGAA AACTACAAGGCCACAGTGAAAAG AGCCCAGAGCACACTGCAGCATCCAGAGGAGCTTTCAGGAGCACTGATCCATGTGGCAAAAcatctggccaacctgcagttcaGTGTCTGGGAGAAGATGCAGTATACCGTCCAATACA caccTGTGACTCTGGACCCCAACACTGCTCATCCTGTACTCATTGTATCTGATGATCTGAAAAGTGTGAGACGCAGCGATGAGGAACAGAAACTTCCTGataatccagagagatttgatgaaTATCGGTATATCCTGGGATCTGAGAGCTTTAACTCAGGGACACACTGCTGGGATGTGGAAGTTGGAGATGGTACAGGGTGGATTGTGGGTGTGATGACAGAACCTGCTCAGAGGAAGGGGGGGATATTCTGCAGAAGTGGAATCTGGTGTGTGtggtattatgctgagaaatattGCGCAGTTTCTACACCATATACAGACACTTTCCTCTCAGTAGCACAGAACCTCCAGAGGATCAGAGTGAAGCTGGACTGGGACAGAGGAAAACTGTCATTCTCCGACCCTCTCACTAACAAACActtacacactttcacacacacatttactgatAAATTACTGCCAATCCTCGGTGTTTATGGTTCCAT